In Macadamia integrifolia cultivar HAES 741 chromosome 5, SCU_Mint_v3, whole genome shotgun sequence, a single window of DNA contains:
- the LOC122078710 gene encoding BTB/POZ and TAZ domain-containing protein 1-like — protein sequence MEDGQTMTVSPIKFPASYSSSLGYYCAMSAGKEEVSVSEGDVRILTSGGLRIPMHASVLASVSSVLENILDRPRKGRNNEKIVPILGVPSDAVLAFVRYLYSSRCSEDDLDNYGIHLLTLSHVYSIRKLKQRCTRGLAARLNTDNVVDMLQLARLCDAPDLYVKCMKLLSKDFKGVEESEGWRFLQGHDPWLELEILQFLDDAESAKKRRRKEREAQSLYLQLSEAMECLEHICTEGCTSVGPYDKEPSRDGPCNKFSTCQGLQLLIRHFATCSKRVDGGCSRCKRMWQLFRLHSSICECDQLDSCKVPLCRQFKLKTQSVKKGDDARWRLLVRKVKMARVMSSLSLPLPMRKQWEQTRQQHQRRSHGR from the exons ATGGAAGACGGCCAAACGATGACAGTCTCTCCGATCAAGTTTCCGGCATCTTACTCTTCATCTTTAGGTTATTATTGTGCGATGTCGGCCGGAAAGGAAGAAGTTTCTGTTTCAGAAGGCGATGTTCGGATTCTTACTTCCGGCGGATTAAGAATTCCGATGCACGCTAGCGTTCTG GCTTCGGTTTCATCTGTATTGGAGAATATCTTAGATCGGCCCCGAAAAGGTCGGAACAACGAGAAGATCGTCCCAATTCTTGGCGTTCCTAGCGATGCGGTGCTCGCGTTTGTCCGATATCTCTATTCTTCCAG ATGCTCGGAGGATGATTTGGACAATTACGGGATCCATCTACTAACACTGTCTCACGTCTACTCGATACGCAAGCTCAAGCAGAGATGCACTAGAGGATTAGCTGCTCGTTTGAACACAGACAACGTAGTGGACATGCTTCAACTGGCAAGGCTCTGTGACGCGCCGGATCTTTACGTCAAATGCATGAAGCTGCTTTCCAAAGACTTCAAGGGCGTCGAGGAGAGCGAAGGTTGGAGGTTCTTGCAGGGTCACGACCCCTGGCTCGAGCTCGAGATCCTTCAATTCCTCGATGATGCCGAATCG GCGAAGAAgcgaaggagaaaggagagggaAGCGCAGAGTCTGTATCTGCAGCTCAGCGAAGCGATGGAGTGCCTAGAGCACATATGCACGGAAGGGTGTACGAGTGTGGGACCCTACGACAAGGAGCCGAGCAGGGACGGACCATGTAATAAGTTCTCCACGTGTCAGGGCCTGCAACTCCTGATTCGGCATTTTGCAACGTGTAGTAAGAGGGTTGACGGGGGCTGCAGCCGATGCAAGCGGATGTGGCAGCTCTTCCGTCTCCACTCCTCGATCTGCGAGTGCGACCAATTGGATTCCTGCAAGGTCCCTCTTTGCCG GCAATTCAAGCTGAAAACGCAATCAGTGAAAAAAGGTGATGATGCAAGGTGGAGACTACTTGTGAGGAAAGTGAAGATGGCCAGAGTCATGTCTTCCTTGTCGTTGCCCTTGCCAATGAGAAAGCAATGGGAACAAACAAGACAACAACATCAACGGAGGAGCCATGGACGGTGA